A DNA window from Calliphora vicina chromosome 1, idCalVici1.1, whole genome shotgun sequence contains the following coding sequences:
- the LOC135950852 gene encoding uncharacterized protein LOC135950852: protein MKLDTLTLDEDEILISLDVVSLFTNIPIHLAISNIMAKWSSLQNHTKIPRTQFLKILQFCLNDNNYFVHDDKLYHQTYGMPMGNPLSPTVADIILDCLLDQTLAELQEKNIKIKLITKYVDDLFAMMEYEDEDMILKTFNSYHNKLKFTLERETDNSIPYLDMRIHRNNQRIITDWYMKPIASGRLLNFHSTQPMRQKMNTAMNLINKVMKMSDRQFEIGNMAKIKIILKENDFPNDLVDKLIIKVKNGSNDNSSRENDKEDTSGNAKYYSIPFIPRLTENNKLREMIKDQQIIFAHKPNRTIHSLFTQTKTKIECREQGDVVYQIECDGGDSEVCGKVYIGTTKRNLGVRIDEHKADIKREKQSTALSQHCIENGHKPNFERVKILDKEKRENKGYTLESLRIQQKSESAINTKEDKDNTNAIYTIAIF, encoded by the coding sequence ATGAAACTGGATACACTTACATTGGACGAAGATGAGATCCTTATATCTTTGGACGTGGTATCGTTATTTACAAACATACCTATACACCTAGCTATAAGCAATATTATGGCAAAATGGAGTTCACTACAGAATCACACCAAAATACCAAGAACACAATTTCTGAAGATACTTCAATTCTGCTTGAATgacaataattattttgtacatGACGACAAATTATACCACCAGACATATGGTATGCCAATGGGAAACCCTTTATCACCGACAGTTGCTGATATAATATTGGACTGCCTACTGGATCAAACATTAGCGGAGCTACaggagaaaaatattaaaataaaactcatcacAAAATATGTCGATGATTTATTTGCTATGATGGAATATGAGGATGAGGACATGATACTAAAGACATTTAACTCATATCACAACAAGTTGAAATTTACGCTGGAGAGAGAAACGGACAACTCTATACCATACCTTGATATGAGAATACATAGGAATAACCAGAGGATAATAACAGATTGGTATATGAAACCAATTGCATCTGGACGATTATTGAATTTCCACTCAACACAACCCATGAGACAAAAGATGAATACAGCGATGAATCTAATTAACAAAGTTATGAAGATGAGTGACCGACAATTTGAAATAGGAAATATGGCGAAAATTAAGATTATACTGAAGGAAAATGACTTTCCAAATGATCTAGTGGATAAACTGATAATTAAGGTCAAAAATGGGAGTAATGATAATTCTTCACGGGAAAATGACAAAGAGGACACATCTGGCAACGCCAAATATTACAGTATACCTTTTATCCCAAGACTAACTGAGAACAACAAATTGAGAGAGatgataaaagaccaacaaataatatttgcaCATAAACCAAACAGAACAATACACAGcttatttacacaaacaaagaCGAAGATTGAGTGCAGAGAACAAGGTGATGTAGTGTATCAAATTGAATGTGATGGCGGAGACAGTGAGGTGTGTGGGAAAGTGTACATTGGCACAACAAAGAGAAATTTAGGCGTGAGAATAGATGAACATAAGGCGGACATAAAGAGAGAAAAACAATCAACTGCACTATCACAACACTGCATTGAAAACGGACACAAACCAAACTTTGAGAGAGTGAAGATTTTAGATAAggaaaaaagggaaaataagGGATATACGTTGGAGAGCTTGAGAATACAGCAAAAATCAGAAAGtgcaataaatacaaaagaggataaagataatacaaatgcAATCTACACCATTGCAATATTTTAG